The genome window taacaTTTTGAATAGGCAAATTCAAATGGATAAGAAGAAAATCCCCCCTGCCCCGCCCCATCCCTTCAACCTACCCAAACAAATCAACAATTATAAAGGAAGTAACACAGATGGACTGGTAGAATGCTGAAACTGTCAGAAGAAAGGATACCATTATGCCTGACAACtccatgaaaaattaattacttttattcATTCACATTGTATTCCAATATTTTTCCGAAGACAAGTGACCAATCTAAGCAGTGTTGAGTGCATTTTTGAAGTAACCATAGCAGATACTTTTGTAAAGACATTAGATTCATGTTGAACCTTTGCAGTTATTTCCAGAAGAACAATGAATAAAATCATGCCTGAAAACCATGTTCTTTCCAACATTAAAATAGCAGACCATTATATTGCTTTCTACACAAGTACATTACATGATTTCTTTCAAATGAAAACACTTCCGTGAAACATAATGAGCCAAATCGAATTATTTAGGCCCTCAAAGAAGTCAAAGCCATGCAACAAATCAAGGAATTGGCTTGTTGATTGCAGGCCATTCTCAAATACTGTACGCTCAAAAGGAGAGACTAATCAATAATAAACTCTATTTTACCAGATATACAAGGTAGCTCCAACTCAGTTCACACTTTATTGTCTACAGAATTGATTGTCTAGAACACACATGCATCAACTTATTGAATATACAAATAAAAGCTTAACATTTTATGACTGCCATTTCAACAACAACCAGTAATTTTTGACAGTGCATGATCCTGTAGAATTGCATTCATCATCTGAAAGGAGCAGATCTATTGAGAAGCACCGAGTAAAACCACTGATATACAAACAACATCATGCAAATTTTATACACCCAAAGATCCTAATAACAAAATAAGCGTGTCATTATAGCTTGCACCTTGCAGTCTAgtaatatatcaaaaacaattACCTCGACATCTGCACCTCGGTGATAATCCATGGCTAGTGTTTCTGCCGTCCGTTTTCCTTCATCATAGCAACTCCTCTCACCTAACGAATTCCAAAGCACACCCTATCAATAAAAACAGTACATTGTTGCATTAATGAAACAAACAGATGTTTCTAACTAGCATCTGACCTATTGGATTCACATTTCCCCAATATGTCTCCTTCTGCGGATGCTCAAGCGGATCTCCATAAACCTCACTCGTACTGGTTAGCAAAAACCTCGCCCCTACCCTCTTCGCCAAACCCAACATATTAAGCGTGCCCATCACATTAGTCTTGTAAGCAAACAATTCACAGTCAAGGATCCAAgaattccaaaacaaaaacacacgAATCACACACACATAATTAACATTAATGACAATTAAGAAAGCGTAACAACTTCATAAAAAGGATATAATAGTCTTGACTGGGTTATATTTATAATGAACTGGCGAAGCAGGACAAGCCAAGTGATAGATCTGATCAACTTCTAACAAAATAGGCTCAACGACATCATGTCTAATTAATTCAAACCTCGGATTCCCAAACAAATGAACCAAATTCTCTTTCCTTcctgtaaaaaaattatcaatcacAATAACCTCATCACCCCGCGAAATCAATTTATCCACCAAATGACTCCCAACAAATCCAGCCCCACCAGTAACCACGATACGCAAACTCTTCCGGCCGATCCCAGCTGGGACGCGGCCTGGAAACGTCCTCTTAGAGAAAAATCCGGAGGACCCAGAGGAGGAATCTTGGTTGCGAGGGTAAATtgaagaggagagagaagaatGGGTGGTTGGATCAGATGGATTAAGGCGGGAGAGAGTAGgctgaaaaatgaagaaagtagAACCAATTAAAATGCCAACAAGAATGAAAAGAAGGCGCTGTTCTCTGAAGAGATAATTAATGGATCTAGGGAGAGATCTGGGGTGTTTTAGCATTTTAGGAGAGTAAGATTGGGCAGTTGGGATTTCTTCGTCTCTCCTGTGATTTACGCTTGTTTGTTTGTGTAATTGTTTCATCATCGTGGGAATtgggatttctttttttcaaagttttggagacggaagaagaagaagtgaggACTAGTTGTGTTGGGTTTAAGCATCAGTggtttcttctatttttggGGAAGCCAAGAGGAGGACCGCCATGTTTTTTATCATGCCGGATGAAATGTTTGTTTTTCCGTTGATAAAAAGTTTTAACTGTTGTGAGCTAAAAGAACATGCCAACTGCCAAGGGTTCAAATTCTACATAAAATGGCGCAGTTTAAAGAGCATAATctcatttttatcattattattattattattattattattataaggaAACCTCTTTCACCGTGAAAATAACATGgttgaaattttttagtttttttactgtAGCGGTaacaaatatgtaatttttgagtttttgttttatacttggtatatttattataattttttatttttattctgttgtaatatttttcaattttttctttatatttttttaaaatatatatattatttttttattttttacacttggAATATTTATTACTCTACATCTAActtatttatactatttttttttgttcttatcttcttttttttgtaattttttttctttatacccttttttaaaaaaaaatattatacaagacTAAAAGCAAAAGGTGTTTCATTGTAGCAATTATAATATTGTCTTATTTTTCTagtactttaaaaattaatttgacatcTTACACGTTTTGATTTacagttatatttttttctcgatgTCAAAAAACACGTTAATAACATCTACATGTTCATTCTTTTatgtaagaaaaaacattattcaaccTGCAGCCAGGTGATTTAAATAAaagcattaataaaaaaatttatttattgccACAaatgattcttgatttatttaatacaaaGCATGTATAAAAAAAGTCGTTAAAAAAGCttacatgttgatttttttgtcaaaaaaaattatttaaccaaCACTGGAGGGCAAGTCAAATAgctagtatatatattaaaaggaaaCCCTATTTCACTGTAGAAAacagttgagatttttttttcatttttttacaaCGACAGGAACTGTAGCGGTGGcaaatctgtaatttttttttgtttttttagaaacaaatattttcttagatttctttttctttttttaacttagcATATTTATCACTTTACACTTGGTTTATATatcaccattttcttttcttttcttcgttcttttataatattttttttagtttttcttttttttcttaatatttttttggtaaaaaaatattatttttaattatttacacTTGAAATATTTATCTATCTACATTTGGCagatttatatcattttttttgttcttatctttattattttgtaatttttttcttttttttctttacacttctttttttaaaaaaattattatacaaaactaAAAGTAAATGATGTTTTATTGTAACAATTGTAacattgttctatttttttactatattaaaaagtaaattgagatcttacatgtttttattaacgcatatgatattcattttattttattatatgtaaacattgacttttttatttacaattatattttttactcaatatAACAAAACACGTTAATAATACTTACACATTCattcttttgtgttataaaaataattgtataacCTACAGAGACGAGTAAGTGTCagcattgttttttcatttattaacacatatgattcttgatttatttaattaagtgtatgtataggtttttttatttgtaattaggattttttatgtaaaaaaacacattgaaaagacctgtttatttatttttagcaaaaaaatatctaacccGCGACAAATCACAAGTCAAATAACTTgtgaaaactaaattaaaaacacatgagATGAGTAGGATAAGGAGGAAATCAAGCTTTTTTAATGGTTTAATGGTTGACTCAAAAGGTGGGGTAGCAAAAGGAGTGGGGGTTTAGCCTCCCAGGATTTAaacaatacattttttaaaggataaatttCCTTTGAAAGCCtatgaaca of Populus trichocarpa isolate Nisqually-1 chromosome 16, P.trichocarpa_v4.1, whole genome shotgun sequence contains these proteins:
- the LOC7467583 gene encoding UDP-glucuronic acid decarboxylase 1 isoform X2; its protein translation is MMKQLHKQTSVNHRRDEEIPTAQSYSPKMLKHPRSLPRSINYLFREQRLLFILVGILIGSTFFIFQPTLSRLNPSDPTTHSSLSSSIYPRNQDSSSGSSGFFSKRTFPGRVPAGIGRKSLRIVVTGGAGFVGSHLVDKLISRGDEVIVIDNFFTGRKENLVHLFGNPRFELIRHDVVEPILLEVDQIYHLACPASPVHYKYNPVKTIISNVMGTLNMLGLAKRVGARFLLTSTSEVYGDPLEHPQKETYWGNVNPIGERSCYDEGKRTAETLAMDYHRGADVEVRIARIFNTYGPRMCLDDGRVVSNFVAQVIRKQPMTVYGDGKQTRSFQYVSDLVDGLVALMEGEHVGPFNLGNPGEFTMLELAEVVKETIDSSATIEFKPNTADDPHKRKPDISKAKELLNWEPRISLREGLPLMVNDFRNRILNGDEGKGL
- the LOC7467583 gene encoding UDP-glucuronic acid decarboxylase 1 isoform X1, with amino-acid sequence MMKQLHKQTSVNHRRDEEIPTAQSYSPKMLKHPRSLPRSINYLFREQRLLFILVGILIGSTFFIFQPTLSRLNPSDPTTHSSLSSSIYPRNQDSSSGSSGFFSKRTFPGRVPAGIGRKSLRIVVTGGAGFVGSHLVDKLISRGDEVIVIDNFFTGRKENLVHLFGNPRFELIRHDVVEPILLEVDQIYHLACPASPVHYKYNPVKTIKTNVMGTLNMLGLAKRVGARFLLTSTSEVYGDPLEHPQKETYWGNVNPIGERSCYDEGKRTAETLAMDYHRGADVEVRIARIFNTYGPRMCLDDGRVVSNFVAQVIRKQPMTVYGDGKQTRSFQYVSDLVDGLVALMEGEHVGPFNLGNPGEFTMLELAEVVKETIDSSATIEFKPNTADDPHKRKPDISKAKELLNWEPRISLREGLPLMVNDFRNRILNGDEGKGL